In Flavobacterium sp. N3904, one DNA window encodes the following:
- a CDS encoding DUF3127 domain-containing protein encodes MEVIGKIKVVNPEQQVSASFKKRELVVTTDEQYPQHIMIEFTQDKCDLLSNYNVGEPVKVSINLRGREWVNPQGETKYFNSIQGWRIERVAAEAPTQQAPPMPAASTFAPATNLNEEEADDLPF; translated from the coding sequence ATGGAAGTAATAGGAAAAATTAAAGTTGTTAATCCAGAGCAACAAGTAAGTGCGTCATTCAAAAAAAGAGAACTGGTTGTTACTACTGATGAGCAATATCCGCAACACATTATGATTGAATTTACTCAAGACAAATGTGATTTGCTAAGCAATTATAATGTTGGGGAACCTGTAAAAGTTTCTATCAATTTGAGAGGAAGAGAATGGGTCAATCCACAAGGTGAAACTAAATATTTCAACAGTATTCAAGGTTGGAGAATTGAAAGAGTAGCTGCTGAAGCTCCAACTCAACAAGCGCCTCCTATGCCAGCTGCTTCAACTTTTGCACCTGCAACTAACTTAAATGAAGAAGAAGCAGACGATTTGCCATTCTAA
- a CDS encoding flavin reductase family protein, with the protein MISIDPKSIDTVKLQGYLQSSVGPRPIAFASTISKNGIPNLSPFSFFNVFSANPPILIFSPARRVRNNTIKHTLINAEATGEVVINVVNYDMVQQTSLASTEYAEGVNEFVKAGFTPVPSDVVKPYRVKESPVQFECKVTQIIPLGTEGGAGNLILCEVLRIHINEAVLDKNGAIDQYKIDLVSRLGANWYSRSNRGLFEVPKPLTTLGIGVDAIPNFIRNSPVFDGNDLGLLGNIEALPTTKEVSIFVNQNFAVKAVLSADDIEKQHLEAKRYLLINDVLSAWKVLLAKKINSK; encoded by the coding sequence ATGATTAGTATTGATCCAAAAAGCATTGACACTGTAAAACTACAAGGGTATTTACAAAGTTCGGTTGGCCCGCGGCCTATTGCTTTTGCTAGTACTATTAGTAAAAATGGAATTCCTAATCTTTCTCCCTTTAGCTTTTTCAATGTGTTCAGTGCCAATCCGCCCATTCTTATTTTTTCACCAGCAAGACGTGTAAGGAACAATACAATTAAACACACCTTAATTAATGCCGAAGCCACTGGGGAAGTGGTTATCAATGTGGTAAATTATGATATGGTGCAACAAACTTCGCTGGCCAGCACAGAATATGCCGAAGGAGTCAATGAATTTGTGAAGGCTGGATTTACTCCAGTTCCTTCCGATGTTGTAAAGCCCTATAGAGTCAAGGAATCGCCAGTACAATTTGAATGCAAAGTTACCCAAATAATTCCATTGGGAACCGAAGGTGGTGCCGGAAACTTAATCCTTTGTGAAGTATTGCGTATCCATATCAATGAAGCCGTTTTAGATAAAAATGGAGCTATTGATCAGTATAAAATTGATTTAGTATCCAGACTGGGAGCCAATTGGTATTCCAGATCAAATCGCGGATTATTTGAAGTGCCAAAGCCGCTTACAACTTTAGGTATTGGAGTTGATGCGATACCTAATTTTATAAGAAACAGCCCGGTTTTTGATGGAAACGATTTAGGGTTGTTGGGTAATATTGAAGCCTTGCCTACTACTAAAGAAGTTAGTATATTTGTAAACCAAAATTTTGCTGTAAAAGCAGTTTTGAGTGCAGATGATATAGAAAAACAGCACTTGGAAGCCAAAAGATATCTTCTGATTAACGATGTTCTTTCGGCTTGGAAAGTACTTTTAGCAAAAAAAATAAATTCAAAGTAA
- a CDS encoding sensor histidine kinase, protein MNFSENSNPIRWIIIFISFLIISIILWNTYTFFQIFKNEERLKMKLWATAEKTLINAGENTEVDLPLQIFSNNTTIPLILTENDSIINTVNIDETIIKDKRKAKEYLNELKNENEPIKIIYAPGRSQELYYGDSSLIDKLKYYPIALSLIIILFAILIYNFYQSNKMATQNKLWAGMAKETAHQIGTPLSSLIGWLEILKLDNIEESTTIEIEKDIERLQTITERFSKIGSEPKLENKDIIQETKQSYDYLISRFSNQIEFTFKAPQKPIYVLLNPTLHSWTIENLVKNAIDAMKGRGKLSLEMQEDNHHIKINVTDTGSGIPKKEFHRIFETGFTTKKRGWGLGLSLTKRIVEEYHKGSIKVLHSDMGKGTTMQISLKKA, encoded by the coding sequence ATGAATTTTTCCGAAAACAGCAACCCTATTCGTTGGATTATTATTTTTATATCTTTTTTAATTATATCAATAATCCTCTGGAACACTTATACTTTTTTTCAAATTTTCAAAAACGAAGAACGGTTAAAAATGAAACTTTGGGCCACTGCAGAAAAAACTCTAATCAATGCAGGCGAAAACACCGAAGTCGACTTACCGCTTCAAATATTTAGCAACAATACTACAATTCCGTTGATTCTGACAGAGAATGACAGCATAATAAATACTGTAAACATTGACGAAACCATAATTAAAGACAAAAGAAAAGCAAAAGAATATTTGAACGAATTAAAAAATGAAAACGAACCTATAAAAATTATTTATGCGCCAGGAAGATCGCAGGAATTATATTATGGAGATTCCTCATTGATTGATAAACTCAAATATTACCCTATTGCTTTATCATTGATAATAATTCTATTTGCTATTTTAATCTATAATTTTTACCAAAGTAATAAAATGGCTACTCAAAATAAACTTTGGGCGGGTATGGCCAAAGAAACTGCTCACCAAATAGGAACGCCGCTATCGTCTTTGATCGGTTGGCTGGAAATTTTGAAATTAGACAATATAGAAGAATCTACAACCATTGAAATAGAAAAAGATATTGAGCGTTTGCAAACTATTACGGAACGGTTTTCAAAAATTGGATCGGAACCCAAACTTGAGAATAAAGACATCATTCAAGAAACCAAACAATCCTATGATTATTTAATATCCCGTTTTTCTAACCAGATTGAATTCACTTTTAAAGCTCCCCAAAAACCGATATATGTATTGCTAAACCCAACACTGCACAGCTGGACAATAGAAAACCTTGTGAAAAATGCCATTGATGCAATGAAAGGAAGAGGGAAATTGTCGCTGGAAATGCAAGAAGACAATCATCATATAAAAATAAACGTAACCGACACGGGTAGTGGTATTCCAAAAAAGGAATTCCATCGCATTTTCGAAACGGGTTTTACAACAAAAAAAAGAGGATGGGGACTCGGTCTTTCCTTAACCAAAAGAATAGTTGAGGAATACCACAAAGGTTCCATTAAAGTATTGCACTCTGATATGGGTAAAGGCACAACAATGCAAATTAGTTTGAAGAAAGCATAA
- a CDS encoding transglutaminase domain-containing protein, which translates to MRYVVLFVMFTVASFGQTKELYALIDTKMDKIPKELSTSTTGIAQYINANFKSENDKARAAFYWTASNIRYDIENIESIDYKEISQDKIKNTVLTKKGVCIHYAEVFNDIAQKTGVKSCLVYGYTKQNGKVSVLAHAWCAAKIDGTWWLFDPTWGAGYVDKKKFFKKINNLHYKATPNQYIATHMPFDYMWQFLNYPITNQEFIDGNTKGDKSKPNFDFETQIEEYERLSDLDKARTSLIRMEKNGVKNNLIREMILSKRSEVDAVQNNEAMDKFQAISDDYNQAVVLFNDFIYYRNNRFKPILPDVEIKAMIETPKAKILDCQNRIYKIGAYNDNNIANVKSLKNALIDILKQIEVQEKFVNDYLSKSKSARKSMFAKMTWFGVPVK; encoded by the coding sequence ATGAGGTATGTTGTTTTATTTGTGATGTTTACGGTTGCCAGCTTTGGTCAAACCAAGGAGCTTTATGCTCTGATAGATACTAAAATGGATAAGATTCCTAAGGAATTAAGTACTTCAACAACAGGAATTGCGCAATATATTAATGCCAATTTCAAGTCGGAAAATGACAAAGCTAGAGCTGCTTTTTATTGGACAGCATCAAATATCAGATACGATATTGAGAATATAGAATCTATTGATTACAAAGAGATTTCGCAGGATAAAATAAAAAATACTGTCCTGACCAAGAAAGGAGTTTGTATTCATTATGCCGAAGTATTCAATGATATTGCGCAGAAAACTGGAGTCAAATCCTGTCTTGTTTATGGCTACACCAAGCAAAATGGAAAAGTAAGCGTATTAGCACATGCATGGTGCGCAGCCAAAATTGATGGTACTTGGTGGCTTTTTGACCCGACTTGGGGTGCGGGTTATGTTGATAAAAAAAAGTTTTTCAAAAAAATAAACAACCTTCATTATAAAGCAACACCAAATCAATATATTGCGACCCACATGCCTTTTGATTATATGTGGCAATTTCTAAATTACCCAATTACAAATCAGGAGTTTATTGACGGGAATACAAAAGGAGACAAAAGCAAACCTAATTTTGATTTTGAAACCCAAATAGAAGAATATGAACGTCTGTCTGATTTGGATAAAGCGCGAACTTCTTTAATTCGAATGGAAAAAAATGGCGTCAAAAATAATTTGATCCGGGAGATGATTCTTTCGAAAAGAAGTGAAGTTGATGCTGTTCAGAATAATGAAGCAATGGACAAATTTCAAGCTATCAGTGATGATTACAATCAAGCTGTAGTGCTATTCAATGATTTTATTTATTATCGTAATAATAGGTTCAAGCCAATACTGCCAGATGTCGAAATCAAGGCAATGATTGAAACCCCAAAGGCAAAAATTTTAGATTGTCAAAATCGTATTTATAAGATTGGAGCATATAATGACAACAATATTGCTAATGTAAAGTCTTTGAAAAACGCATTAATTGATATTCTCAAACAAATAGAAGTACAAGAGAAATTTGTGAATGATTATTTGAGTAAAAGTAAATCAGCAAGAAAATCAATGTTTGCAAAAATGACTTGGTTTGGAGTTCCTGTCAAATAG
- a CDS encoding HIT family protein gives MSSIFKKIIDGEIPCYKVAEDDNFLAFLDVNPNAKGHTLCIPKKEIDKLFDIEDDLYLGLMAFSKKVAIALEKTVACKRIGMAVIGLEVPHAHVHLIPLNEMGEMTFRHKVSLTKDEFEALAKSIQSNL, from the coding sequence ATGAGCTCCATTTTTAAAAAAATAATTGACGGAGAAATACCTTGTTACAAAGTGGCCGAAGATGATAATTTCTTGGCTTTTTTGGATGTAAATCCCAATGCAAAAGGACACACACTTTGTATACCCAAGAAAGAAATTGACAAGCTGTTTGATATTGAAGATGATTTGTACCTTGGATTGATGGCCTTTTCTAAAAAGGTAGCGATTGCTCTAGAGAAAACAGTTGCATGCAAAAGGATAGGAATGGCCGTGATTGGTCTTGAAGTGCCACACGCACATGTTCATTTAATTCCTCTGAATGAAATGGGGGAAATGACGTTCAGACATAAAGTGAGTTTGACAAAAGATGAATTTGAGGCTTTGGCGAAAAGTATTCAATCAAATTTGTAA
- the greA gene encoding transcription elongation factor GreA, which translates to MSAISYYTAEGLKKLREELDYLKSVMRPKASQDIAEARDKGDLSENAEYDAAKEAQGMLEMRIAKLEEVHSNARLIDESNLDLSKVLVLSIVKIKNQTNGMEMKYTLVAESEADLKTGKISVTSPIGKGLLGKKVGEVAEITVPNGVLKFEILEISRD; encoded by the coding sequence ATGAGCGCAATATCTTATTACACAGCGGAAGGATTAAAAAAATTAAGAGAAGAATTAGATTATTTAAAAAGCGTGATGCGTCCTAAAGCATCCCAAGATATAGCAGAAGCAAGGGATAAAGGGGATTTGTCTGAAAATGCAGAATACGATGCAGCCAAAGAAGCCCAAGGAATGCTAGAGATGAGGATTGCTAAGCTGGAAGAAGTGCATTCTAACGCTAGATTAATTGATGAGTCCAACTTGGATTTGTCTAAAGTATTGGTTTTGTCAATTGTCAAAATCAAAAACCAAACAAACGGTATGGAGATGAAATACACTCTTGTTGCCGAAAGTGAAGCCGACTTGAAAACCGGAAAAATTTCGGTTACTTCCCCAATCGGTAAAGGATTGTTGGGGAAAAAAGTGGGTGAAGTAGCTGAAATTACAGTTCCCAATGGAGTTTTGAAATTTGAAATTTTGGAAATATCCAGAGATTAA
- a CDS encoding Rieske (2Fe-2S) protein, with protein sequence MKKYLLLIFVSFFIISCSNNENSNSNPYIPNYSFTVDLNLNLPTYSTLKYASNAVYYSGAGARGIIVFNTGSGYNAFDAACPNQELSSCSTMTIKGINAICACDSKEYSLFTGQGSMQYPMKQYRVEVNGNIIRVYN encoded by the coding sequence ATGAAAAAATATCTTTTACTAATTTTCGTTTCTTTTTTTATAATAAGCTGTAGCAATAACGAGAACTCCAATTCAAACCCATACATTCCAAACTATAGTTTTACGGTCGATTTAAACTTAAATTTACCCACATATTCTACTCTAAAATATGCCAGTAATGCCGTATATTATTCTGGAGCAGGAGCCCGAGGAATTATAGTTTTCAATACAGGCAGTGGCTATAATGCATTTGATGCAGCCTGTCCCAATCAAGAACTCAGTAGTTGTTCTACAATGACCATAAAAGGCATTAATGCAATTTGTGCATGTGACAGTAAAGAATACAGTTTATTTACGGGTCAAGGCAGCATGCAATATCCTATGAAACAATACCGAGTAGAAGTAAACGGAAATATCATTAGAGTCTACAACTAA
- a CDS encoding TonB-dependent receptor — protein sequence MKNLFSLKGINAKTIQLSKRFLFSIFFSLFSLFSFSQTKDTTKVNQLDEVLVSAIRVTSKTPVTFSNLDKKDIKFRNLGQDIPILMNYLPSVVTTSDAGNGIGYTGIRVRGSDATRVNVTINGIPYNDSESQGTYWVNMPDFASSLQSLQLQRGVGTSTNGVGAFGASLNMLTDNFANESNGEISGSAGSFNTYKKNIKFSTGLLNEHIEISGRLSTIDSQGYIDRAESNLQSYFLQTAYVGKSTLIKALVFGGHEKTYQSWNGIDPATMESNRTSNSAGMYTDELGNARFYDNETDNYTQNHYQLLWSEKINENWSSNFALHYTKGKGYYENYKYDEPVKGYGGISPTKIVKNSEGKLVPGTDLVRQKWLDNDFYGTTFSVNYKKEKWDAILGGGWNKYVGDHYGTVIWARYASQSELGDRYYDDTATKTDGNIFLKASYQLTEKFSLFGDLQYRNVHYVADGVQPTLVDETYHFFNPKAGITYTINPKNNLYFSYARANREPNRTDFEGGNAKPEKLNDYELGWRFVAEKLQFNTNLYYMGYKDQLILTGQLDDVGSPIRSNSETSYRTGLEVDVTIPVTEKFMIKPNFTLSSNKNVNLTVNAIDYGTTDIAYSPDVIVGNIFIYKPIESVYISLLQKFVGEQYMNNIESPEAKLPSYFVNDLNVAYTFTPKKIFKAIVINALVNNILDKKYVSNGYMYDVYPYYYPQAGINFLAGLTLKF from the coding sequence ATGAAAAATTTATTTAGCCTTAAGGGCATTAACGCAAAAACGATTCAATTATCAAAACGTTTTCTATTTTCTATTTTCTTTTCTCTATTTTCTTTATTCTCTTTTTCCCAAACAAAAGATACTACCAAAGTCAATCAATTAGACGAAGTGCTAGTCTCAGCTATTCGGGTTACTTCCAAAACGCCTGTGACCTTTAGTAATCTAGACAAAAAGGATATTAAATTCAGGAATTTAGGTCAAGATATTCCCATTTTGATGAATTACTTGCCGTCTGTAGTGACTACTTCGGATGCAGGAAATGGCATAGGTTACACAGGAATTCGAGTGCGTGGAAGTGACGCGACTCGAGTAAATGTAACCATCAATGGGATTCCTTACAATGATTCTGAAAGTCAAGGTACCTATTGGGTAAACATGCCCGATTTTGCTTCTTCTCTGCAAAGTTTGCAATTGCAACGCGGAGTTGGAACCTCTACCAATGGAGTCGGAGCTTTTGGAGCGAGTCTGAATATGCTGACCGATAATTTTGCAAATGAAAGTAATGGCGAAATCTCTGGATCTGCAGGAAGTTTTAATACTTACAAAAAGAATATCAAATTTAGTACTGGACTGTTAAACGAGCACATCGAAATTTCGGGACGTTTGTCTACAATAGATTCACAAGGGTATATTGATAGAGCGGAGAGCAATTTACAATCTTATTTTTTGCAGACCGCTTATGTGGGAAAATCGACTTTGATTAAAGCCTTAGTTTTTGGAGGTCACGAAAAAACATATCAGTCCTGGAATGGGATAGATCCTGCAACAATGGAAAGCAACAGAACGTCCAATTCGGCTGGTATGTACACTGATGAATTGGGCAATGCTCGATTTTATGATAACGAAACTGATAATTATACTCAGAATCATTATCAATTGCTTTGGAGTGAAAAGATCAACGAAAACTGGAGTTCCAATTTTGCCTTGCATTATACCAAAGGGAAAGGCTATTATGAAAATTATAAATATGATGAGCCTGTAAAAGGGTACGGTGGAATTTCTCCAACTAAAATAGTAAAAAACAGTGAAGGGAAATTAGTTCCAGGAACTGATTTAGTACGTCAAAAATGGTTAGACAATGATTTTTACGGAACGACGTTTTCTGTAAATTATAAAAAAGAAAAATGGGATGCCATTTTGGGTGGCGGTTGGAATAAATACGTGGGAGATCATTATGGTACCGTAATTTGGGCAAGATATGCTTCACAAAGTGAGTTGGGAGATCGTTATTATGATGATACTGCCACAAAAACCGACGGAAATATTTTCTTGAAAGCCAGTTATCAATTGACCGAAAAATTTAGCCTTTTTGGAGATTTACAATACCGTAATGTACATTATGTTGCTGATGGTGTCCAACCAACTTTGGTCGATGAAACCTATCATTTTTTCAATCCAAAGGCGGGTATTACTTATACTATAAATCCAAAAAACAATTTATATTTCTCTTACGCTAGAGCCAATAGAGAACCGAATCGTACTGATTTTGAAGGAGGAAATGCAAAACCAGAGAAATTGAATGACTATGAATTGGGCTGGAGATTTGTTGCCGAAAAATTGCAATTCAATACAAATCTGTATTATATGGGATACAAAGATCAGTTGATTTTAACCGGGCAACTGGATGACGTGGGAAGTCCAATACGTTCCAATAGCGAGACAAGTTACCGTACGGGGCTCGAGGTAGATGTCACTATTCCAGTTACCGAGAAATTTATGATTAAGCCCAATTTTACTTTAAGCAGCAATAAAAATGTGAATTTGACGGTAAATGCTATCGATTATGGGACAACAGATATTGCCTATTCACCAGATGTTATCGTTGGGAATATATTTATATACAAACCGATAGAGAGCGTTTATATTTCGCTTTTACAAAAATTTGTAGGCGAACAATACATGAATAACATTGAGTCTCCAGAGGCTAAATTACCAAGTTATTTTGTAAACGACCTGAATGTTGCTTATACTTTTACTCCGAAAAAGATTTTCAAAGCCATTGTAATAAACGCATTAGTCAATAATATTTTAGACAAAAAGTATGTATCAAACGGGTATATGTATGACGTTTATCCGTACTATTATCCACAAGCGGGTATTAATTTCTTGGCTGGGCTTACTTTGAAGTTTTAG
- the arfB gene encoding alternative ribosome rescue aminoacyl-tRNA hydrolase ArfB, which produces MEIQNIISELKYKAVRSSGAGGQNVNKVSSKVVLTFDLQNSQVLSDEEKLLLATNLQNRLTADLVLILNCDEDRSQLKNKEIVTKRFLDIIKKGLHVSKERKPTKIPKSVIRKRIKDKKSLSETKQNRRKPDF; this is translated from the coding sequence TTGGAAATTCAAAATATAATATCAGAACTTAAGTACAAAGCTGTAAGAAGCAGTGGTGCTGGTGGACAAAACGTAAACAAAGTTTCGTCTAAAGTGGTATTGACTTTTGATTTACAAAATTCTCAGGTTTTGTCTGATGAGGAAAAATTACTTTTGGCTACCAATTTACAAAACAGACTGACTGCAGATTTGGTGTTGATTTTAAATTGTGATGAAGACAGAAGTCAACTCAAAAACAAAGAAATTGTAACCAAACGTTTTTTGGATATTATAAAAAAAGGATTGCATGTTTCCAAAGAACGAAAGCCCACTAAAATTCCAAAATCAGTTATCCGAAAAAGAATCAAGGATAAAAAAAGTCTATCCGAAACGAAGCAAAATAGAAGAAAACCAGATTTTTAA
- a CDS encoding DUF4301 family protein, producing the protein MEENLEQLAKSGASPIIKIAIFGPESTGKTTLATQLAEYYKTVWVPEFARDYLQEKLDSGRGICDIDDMLPIAYGQTKLENGSALIANKYLFCDTNLLVTKVFSELYYNFCDSLLDKAARAHQYDLFFLTDIDVPWEDDGLRDSPDGRETVFEVFKQSLIDNKKPFITISGNKETRLKKAVAIIGDLTMALQMGFSSLDFLQIYEHGIPLENLKDQLRIYNEGILKSVLVSPATLNHGIVQLSNADFEQKAAYFDANKSKFKLEKFVPASGAASRMFKFLTAFLNEFNFGNESINAYINRKKDTELSLFIIGMDRFPFFEEVYTKLKEIYPNFDALDRDYKNYYFIKLLLSPDYFDFANKPKAVLPFHKYPLNIVTPIEEHLHECAFYAASNNKSKLHFTVSENHQTQFENIVTSEKGKIEKKSNSTIEISYSYQNKKTDTIAVDLNNKPFRNENGNLVLRPGGHGALIENLNNLDSDIVFIKNIDNVIQNKIQRNSFYKKALGGFLIEIQKKLFVYLDALDNPEFDSESIDEILDFLKEKLSIKMTPDFHKFKLKNQINKLKEILDKPIRVCGMVKNEGEPGGGPFWVRASDGRLTLQIVETLQIDLNNTEQLKILASATHFNPVDLVCGLKNYQGVKFDLKQFIDPNSGFIVHKNNAGIELKSYELPGLWNGAMANWLTVFVEVPLFTFNPVKTVNDLLKQAHQPL; encoded by the coding sequence ATGGAAGAAAATCTTGAACAGCTCGCAAAATCTGGAGCATCACCAATTATAAAAATCGCCATTTTTGGACCGGAATCTACCGGAAAAACTACTTTGGCTACACAACTAGCCGAATATTACAAAACGGTTTGGGTTCCCGAATTTGCACGTGATTATCTGCAAGAAAAATTGGATAGCGGTCGCGGTATTTGTGATATTGACGATATGTTGCCAATTGCTTATGGACAAACCAAACTAGAAAACGGAAGTGCCTTAATTGCCAATAAATATCTTTTTTGCGATACCAATCTTCTTGTTACAAAGGTGTTCTCTGAGTTGTATTATAATTTCTGTGATTCTTTATTGGATAAAGCAGCTCGTGCCCATCAATATGATTTATTTTTCTTAACGGATATTGATGTACCATGGGAAGACGATGGTTTGAGAGATAGCCCAGACGGGAGAGAAACGGTTTTTGAAGTGTTTAAGCAATCTTTGATTGACAATAAAAAACCATTTATAACCATTTCTGGGAATAAGGAAACTCGACTAAAGAAAGCAGTCGCCATCATAGGAGATTTGACAATGGCTTTGCAAATGGGTTTTTCATCACTTGATTTTTTACAAATTTATGAGCACGGTATTCCATTAGAAAATTTAAAAGACCAACTTAGGATTTATAACGAAGGTATTCTGAAAAGTGTTTTGGTCAGCCCCGCAACATTGAATCATGGAATAGTGCAACTATCCAATGCTGATTTTGAACAAAAAGCAGCTTATTTTGATGCTAATAAATCAAAATTTAAATTAGAGAAATTTGTTCCAGCTTCGGGTGCAGCTTCTAGAATGTTTAAATTTTTGACTGCTTTTTTGAATGAATTTAATTTCGGAAACGAAAGCATTAATGCCTATATCAATAGAAAAAAAGATACTGAACTGTCTCTTTTTATTATAGGGATGGATAGATTTCCTTTTTTTGAAGAAGTATATACAAAGTTGAAAGAAATATATCCAAATTTTGATGCTTTAGACAGAGACTATAAAAATTATTATTTTATAAAATTATTATTGTCACCTGATTATTTTGACTTTGCTAATAAGCCAAAAGCAGTACTTCCATTTCATAAATATCCATTAAATATAGTAACTCCTATTGAAGAACATTTGCATGAATGTGCTTTTTATGCGGCTTCAAACAATAAGTCGAAACTGCATTTCACGGTTTCGGAAAATCACCAAACACAATTTGAGAATATCGTTACATCTGAAAAAGGTAAGATTGAGAAAAAATCAAATTCAACAATTGAAATAAGTTATTCGTATCAAAATAAAAAAACGGATACTATTGCAGTAGATTTGAACAATAAACCATTTAGAAATGAAAATGGAAATCTGGTTTTAAGACCTGGAGGGCACGGAGCTTTGATAGAAAATCTAAATAATCTTGACTCTGACATCGTCTTTATTAAAAATATAGATAATGTAATTCAAAATAAAATCCAGCGTAACTCATTTTATAAAAAAGCTTTGGGAGGCTTTTTAATTGAGATTCAGAAAAAACTTTTTGTATATCTAGATGCATTGGATAATCCGGAATTTGATTCGGAAAGTATTGATGAAATTTTAGATTTTCTTAAAGAGAAATTAAGCATAAAGATGACACCGGATTTTCACAAATTCAAATTGAAGAACCAAATCAATAAATTAAAAGAAATATTAGACAAACCCATTCGAGTTTGTGGAATGGTGAAAAACGAAGGAGAACCGGGTGGAGGACCATTTTGGGTAAGAGCATCAGATGGCAGGTTGACGTTACAGATTGTTGAAACTTTGCAAATTGATTTAAACAACACCGAGCAGTTAAAAATACTGGCTAGTGCCACCCATTTTAATCCTGTTGATTTGGTTTGTGGATTGAAAAATTACCAAGGAGTGAAATTTGATTTAAAACAGTTTATTGATCCAAATAGTGGTTTTATTGTTCATAAAAACAATGCAGGAATCGAACTGAAATCATACGAATTGCCAGGTTTGTGGAATGGCGCTATGGCCAATTGGCTAACTGTTTTTGTAGAGGTTCCTTTGTTTACATTCAACCCAGTAAAAACTGTAAATGATTTATTAAAACAAGCACACCAACCTTTATAA
- the pnuC gene encoding nicotinamide riboside transporter PnuC: MFDYFFAQYKGYPIHEVYLELIAVFFGLWSVWCAKKDNIWVFPTGLISTLIYAYLLWQWSLLGDSMINVYYFIMSIYGWYHWTRKKGDVDEFPISVMINKEKVMAIIIFVVTIIFVIAVYLYFNKFTNWYSYLDTFLTAIFFVGMWLMAKRKIENWIFWIIGDLLSIPLYFAKGYTFTSFQYIVFTIIAVYGYLEWKKILNSSQNLEHHQL; this comes from the coding sequence ATGTTCGACTATTTTTTTGCCCAATACAAAGGTTACCCAATTCACGAGGTCTACTTGGAACTTATTGCCGTTTTTTTTGGACTTTGGAGCGTTTGGTGTGCAAAAAAAGATAATATTTGGGTTTTTCCAACGGGACTAATTAGTACTTTAATATATGCTTATTTGCTTTGGCAATGGAGTTTGTTAGGGGATTCGATGATTAATGTGTATTATTTCATAATGAGTATTTACGGATGGTATCATTGGACACGTAAAAAAGGAGATGTAGATGAATTTCCAATTTCTGTAATGATAAATAAAGAAAAAGTAATGGCTATCATTATTTTTGTAGTAACAATCATTTTTGTAATTGCAGTATATCTTTATTTTAATAAATTTACAAACTGGTATTCGTACTTAGACACTTTTTTGACTGCTATATTTTTTGTTGGAATGTGGTTGATGGCTAAAAGAAAAATCGAAAATTGGATTTTTTGGATTATAGGAGATTTGCTTTCGATACCTCTTTATTTTGCAAAAGGATATACCTTTACGAGTTTTCAATATATAGTATTTACAATTATTGCCGTTTATGGCTATTTAGAATGGAAGAAAATCTTGAACAGCTCGCAAAATCTGGAGCATCACCAATTATAA